A single window of Sphingobacteriales bacterium DNA harbors:
- a CDS encoding RNA-binding S4 domain-containing protein, with the protein MSEIQKTRVDKWLWSIRIFKTRTLATDACNAGKVKIQSQTVKPSQLIKINDEIHLTIQGEKKIYKVLKIIEKRVGASIAAECYEDLSPPSIHDKKQDSFFYNFEVRDKGVGRPTKKERRAIEQFKDPD; encoded by the coding sequence ATGTCTGAAATACAAAAAACAAGAGTAGATAAATGGTTGTGGTCTATTAGAATTTTTAAGACCAGAACACTAGCCACAGATGCATGTAATGCAGGAAAAGTAAAAATACAATCACAAACTGTAAAGCCATCTCAGTTAATAAAAATAAATGATGAAATTCATCTAACAATACAAGGAGAAAAGAAAATCTATAAAGTATTAAAAATAATTGAAAAGAGAGTTGGCGCATCTATTGCTGCTGAATGTTACGAAGATTTATCACCACCAAGCATACACGATAAAAAACAAGATAGCTTCTTTTATAACTTTGAAGTAAGAGACAAAGGCGTTGGAAGACCAACAAAAAAAGAACGTAGAGCTATAGAACAATTCAAAGAC
- a CDS encoding cysteine desulfurase, translating to MIYLDNNATTAVDEQVLEAMLPYFREKFGNASSNLHTQGWIAKDAVEQARLIIADSIACTPQEIVFTSGATEALNTAIIGVYNAYHSKGNHIVTIQTEHNAVLDTCKYLAQKGADITYLKVDKNGQIDLNELENSITNNTVLVAAMLVNNETGVILPIKEISKIVHQKNSILCCDTTQAFGKMPINVDDFGIDLMSISGHKFYAPKGVGALYIRRKNPRVTIEALLHGGGHENGKRSGTLNVPGIVALGKATQIAYENLLQNTTHISSMRNLLENKFEELLENKIEIVGKNTSRIYNTSNIIFPTKSENIIKRIKHKIAISTGSACTSAENKPSHVLKAMDYSDLQAQSALRFSIGKYNTLDDIHQTIQLFKEIDL from the coding sequence GTGATTTATCTAGATAATAATGCAACAACAGCTGTCGATGAGCAAGTACTAGAAGCAATGTTACCATATTTTAGAGAAAAATTTGGCAATGCATCAAGCAATTTGCACACACAAGGTTGGATTGCAAAAGATGCAGTAGAGCAAGCAAGGTTGATAATTGCAGATAGTATAGCATGTACACCACAAGAAATAGTATTTACATCAGGTGCTACTGAGGCATTAAATACAGCAATTATTGGCGTGTATAATGCATATCATTCTAAAGGAAATCACATAGTTACCATTCAAACGGAGCACAATGCAGTATTGGATACTTGTAAATATTTAGCACAAAAAGGAGCAGATATTACATACCTTAAAGTAGATAAAAATGGTCAAATAGATTTGAATGAACTTGAAAATAGTATTACTAATAATACAGTACTTGTAGCTGCAATGTTGGTAAATAATGAAACAGGAGTTATTTTGCCAATAAAAGAAATAAGTAAAATAGTACATCAGAAAAACTCAATACTATGTTGTGATACAACTCAAGCATTTGGGAAAATGCCAATTAATGTAGATGATTTTGGAATAGATTTAATGTCAATATCAGGACATAAATTTTATGCACCAAAAGGAGTTGGAGCATTATATATTAGAAGAAAAAATCCAAGAGTAACAATAGAAGCATTATTGCATGGTGGTGGTCATGAAAACGGAAAGAGAAGTGGAACACTTAATGTTCCAGGAATTGTTGCTTTAGGTAAGGCAACACAAATTGCGTATGAAAACTTGTTACAGAATACAACACATATTTCTAGTATGAGAAATTTACTTGAAAATAAATTTGAAGAATTATTAGAAAATAAAATTGAAATAGTTGGAAAAAATACATCAAGAATTTATAATACATCCAATATTATTTTCCCAACTAAATCTGAAAATATAATAAAAAGAATTAAACATAAAATTGCAATTTCCACTGGTTCTGCATGTACTTCTGCCGAAAATAAACCATCACATGTATTAAAAGCTATGGATTATAGCGATTTGCAAGCTCAATCTGCCTTGCGTTTTAGTATAGGCAAATACAATACACTTGATGATATTCATCAAACAATTCAATTATTCAAAGAAATAGATTTATAG
- the mce gene encoding methylmalonyl-CoA epimerase codes for MKKIDHIGIAVKDLEASNQLFSKLFNQAPFHAEIVESQKLIASFFKLQDTKVELLYPNSEESTIHKFLSKKGEGIHHIAFEVEDIVSEMQRLKQEGFVPLTDKPYIGALNKLVCFLHPKDTNGVLIELCQKQD; via the coding sequence ATGAAGAAAATAGATCATATTGGCATTGCCGTAAAAGACTTGGAAGCATCTAATCAATTATTCTCAAAATTATTTAACCAAGCGCCTTTCCACGCTGAAATTGTAGAAAGTCAAAAATTAATTGCTTCATTTTTTAAGCTTCAGGATACAAAGGTTGAACTTCTGTATCCTAATTCAGAAGAAAGTACAATACATAAATTTTTATCAAAAAAAGGCGAAGGCATACATCATATTGCGTTTGAAGTTGAAGATATTGTTTCAGAAATGCAAAGGCTCAAACAGGAAGGATTTGTTCCTTTGACTGATAAGCCATATATTGGTGCATTAAATAAATTAGTATGCTTTCTTCATCCGAAAGATACTAATGGTGTTTTAATAGAACTATGCCAGAAACAAGATTAA
- a CDS encoding lamin tail domain-containing protein gives MKKFYILFFVFLFFLRYNVKSQTIVFSAHFSTNKNATWTTSGAIGTSAWTIVRSGDDMGARRNTSPEQLELTNDASATTNANGWIYAYTNTTSFLSPYNTTLASNIGVITWTFNMRQIRADPAGMASGSYGVAYVLAGNNSNIASNGSGYAILLGNSGSTDPIRLVKFNNGLRGTVTDILSSNTSGYTDFGNHYLSIRVTFIPDTKTWGLALEKDNTTFLDPVSTLLADQGTTVDSTYTGISLTNMGAFWNAATTATQTSFFDNVRVAISPICTPPTTQASSIAVSNINSTTATIKWTSGSGNNRIVVVKAGSAVAGTPTSGTAYTASSTFGSGAIIATNEYVVYNGSDDSVDISGLSCTSIYHIKIFEYNGSDTCYLKTSPPSGNFTTLTPSLTQQTLPPLNTFTYLIGSGPSASQYREYSATNLAPSTGAVRVTSSNTARYEVSLDDIGFSNFVDINYTEGAFTNIPVYIRLKAGLTIGAFTENMTATVQSPPTLVCTKSVSQSLDGIINAAPCQELFISEYIEGLSFDKAIEIYNPTANPISLTNYYIRIYSNGSAASSYSANLAGTIPAYGTWVAANSSASAEILAIANQTFPQASFSFDGNDAIALEYNTTKLDIFGRIGENPSGGKWVSGTIETAEQTLVRKPTVQLGIGVNPSSGFPTLGTEWLQYDQSESTFLGSHFSTCKNENVIITNTISPTQYCVSASQGASVSVDFTSVGVFNSGNVFHAQLSNATGSFSSPIIIGSLSLSGTDVGGTINGIIPAATLAGNGYRIRVIATSPSGTLGSYMSPTKILVNVGPENPSVVTANSSGSGNVQLSWANPVCLDEMLVIMCTDAVVSTVPFGDGSNYNVTGSSECLVNACEQVIYKGVGTSITLNGLEDGRTYHFKVFTRMGTLWSSGVSSNATPNGATTIQPGDFAVIGVNANNDPCVSGTGDSIYFVCFKDINTGTVIDITDNGYERCNAGQFGNTEGFYRVTYVGSTIPAGKIITWYFPSSGVPTTLASNWNVTNLGSTSGFNFNSGGDQMFFLQGGVWDNGITNNHDATYTGGRYLFAFNTDLTWSASCSTSPTQRSNLPSQVSCYEQSPSSGVTNYFLYTGDKTVTDKFTWLQRLISTSNWTSYSTGNCAGFNSDINSNFPSRNILIDNTNPVASWTGASSTNWFDCNNWSSFLVPDANVNITIPNTTNKPVISASAPFSDQYHDIAAIKNITIQNGAIVTVEGSADNRLDIYGNLTIDLGGILDADDGSSATDDGTIRISGNWNNNNGTSGFLEGNSKVKFFGGNNQFIDINTGIESFNSIVIEKQRQTYVELSDNISVSNTGVLEFGCGGIIRTNTFKVSVLNPNRTAAIIGFDQPSTNGVYNNDRYVYGNLERNINTIGEYIYPIGDIHTGESYNSLRINIQSGTGMATAKFIAGNPGSINVPITNVVCSGQSKFIEYTGMTGQGWWNMNSSSGTTFTYDIYLHPNILNVNTFPNDNIGGYKNNYRALKATTGTGGGLWPIASGFDGDECIVSNNYYEIIGSGYSGFSDFAPAGGDGRTTALPVELLSFTSTCMDNEEVQLTWITASEVNSDYFVIEKSTDALNFVPLSTIAAQGFSTTNQIYNYSNLSNTTKVYYRLKQYDIDGKEHIFNTIYVDCSDDKSSINMYYAGNNTIKIDAQNKEGEYEFNLFQYDGKNIFSKQLNIETGKQIISIIPSQQLARGVYIIQLVNDKFVLAKKIHIE, from the coding sequence ATGAAGAAATTTTACATTCTTTTCTTTGTTTTCTTATTTTTTTTACGATACAATGTAAAAAGCCAAACAATAGTATTTTCAGCTCACTTTTCTACAAATAAAAATGCAACTTGGACTACTTCGGGTGCTATCGGAACTAGCGCATGGACAATAGTAAGAAGTGGAGATGATATGGGTGCTAGAAGAAATACATCTCCAGAACAATTAGAACTAACAAATGATGCGTCTGCAACTACAAATGCAAACGGTTGGATTTATGCATACACAAATACAACATCATTTTTAAGCCCATATAACACAACACTAGCTTCAAATATAGGTGTCATTACATGGACATTCAATATGCGACAAATTAGAGCAGATCCAGCAGGTATGGCTTCTGGTAGCTATGGAGTAGCATATGTACTTGCAGGAAATAATTCAAATATAGCATCAAATGGGAGTGGGTATGCAATTCTTTTAGGAAATTCAGGTAGTACAGACCCAATTAGACTTGTTAAGTTTAATAATGGTCTTAGAGGAACTGTAACAGATATATTGAGTTCTAATACGTCAGGATATACAGATTTTGGGAACCATTATCTTAGCATAAGAGTTACATTCATTCCTGATACAAAGACATGGGGATTAGCTTTAGAAAAAGATAATACAACCTTTCTAGATCCTGTATCTACACTATTAGCAGATCAGGGTACGACAGTAGATTCTACTTATACAGGAATATCTTTAACAAATATGGGTGCATTTTGGAATGCAGCTACCACAGCAACTCAAACATCATTTTTTGATAATGTAAGAGTAGCTATCTCGCCAATATGTACACCGCCAACAACGCAAGCAAGTTCAATAGCTGTATCTAATATTAATAGTACAACAGCAACAATAAAATGGACAAGTGGTAGTGGCAATAATAGAATTGTAGTAGTAAAAGCTGGAAGTGCTGTAGCTGGAACACCTACAAGTGGTACAGCATACACAGCAAGTTCTACATTTGGTAGTGGTGCTATTATTGCCACAAATGAATATGTAGTCTATAATGGAAGTGATGATTCTGTTGATATATCCGGATTATCATGTACTTCAATTTATCATATAAAAATTTTTGAATATAATGGCTCAGATACTTGCTATCTAAAAACTTCTCCACCATCTGGAAATTTTACTACACTTACTCCGAGTCTCACACAACAAACATTACCACCTTTAAATACTTTTACTTACCTAATTGGTTCTGGTCCATCTGCAAGTCAATATAGGGAATATTCAGCAACAAATTTAGCACCAAGTACAGGAGCCGTTAGAGTTACTTCGTCAAATACTGCTAGATATGAAGTGTCATTAGATGATATTGGATTTTCTAATTTTGTAGATATTAACTACACTGAAGGAGCATTTACTAATATTCCAGTTTATATTAGATTGAAAGCTGGTTTAACTATAGGTGCATTTACAGAAAATATGACTGCTACTGTTCAGTCTCCACCAACACTTGTATGTACTAAATCTGTTAGTCAATCATTAGATGGTATTATAAACGCAGCTCCTTGTCAAGAGTTATTTATTTCAGAATATATTGAAGGGTTGAGTTTTGATAAAGCAATTGAAATTTATAATCCAACTGCAAACCCAATTAGCTTAACTAATTATTATATTAGAATTTATAGTAATGGAAGTGCTGCATCAAGTTATTCTGCTAATTTGGCAGGCACTATTCCAGCTTATGGTACATGGGTAGCAGCAAATTCTAGTGCATCTGCTGAAATATTAGCCATAGCTAATCAAACATTCCCACAAGCAAGTTTCTCTTTCGATGGAAATGATGCTATTGCTTTAGAATATAATACTACAAAATTAGATATATTTGGAAGAATAGGAGAAAACCCCTCAGGTGGGAAATGGGTTAGTGGAACTATTGAAACTGCAGAGCAAACTTTAGTTAGAAAGCCAACAGTTCAGTTGGGTATAGGAGTAAATCCATCATCTGGGTTTCCTACTCTAGGCACAGAATGGTTACAGTATGATCAAAGTGAATCTACATTTCTTGGATCTCATTTTTCTACATGTAAGAATGAGAATGTAATAATAACTAATACAATTTCCCCAACTCAATATTGTGTTAGTGCTAGTCAAGGTGCATCAGTTTCAGTTGATTTTACATCAGTTGGGGTATTTAATTCAGGTAATGTCTTTCATGCACAATTATCTAATGCAACTGGAAGTTTCTCAAGTCCAATAATTATAGGATCACTCTCATTAAGTGGAACAGATGTAGGTGGAACTATTAATGGCATAATTCCAGCTGCTACTCTTGCTGGAAATGGATATAGAATTAGGGTAATTGCAACATCGCCTTCAGGAACATTAGGTTCTTATATGTCTCCAACAAAAATATTAGTAAATGTTGGACCAGAGAATCCAAGTGTGGTTACTGCAAATTCATCAGGCTCAGGAAATGTACAATTAAGTTGGGCAAATCCTGTATGTTTAGATGAAATGCTTGTTATTATGTGTACAGATGCTGTTGTATCAACAGTACCATTTGGAGATGGTAGCAACTATAATGTAACAGGATCTAGTGAATGTTTAGTAAATGCCTGTGAACAAGTAATATACAAAGGTGTAGGCACATCAATTACATTAAATGGACTTGAAGATGGGAGAACTTATCATTTTAAAGTATTTACTAGAATGGGAACACTTTGGAGTAGTGGTGTTTCATCAAATGCTACACCAAATGGTGCTACCACAATACAACCTGGTGATTTTGCTGTTATTGGTGTAAACGCCAATAACGATCCATGTGTTTCTGGTACTGGAGATAGTATCTATTTTGTTTGTTTTAAGGATATAAATACAGGAACAGTAATAGATATAACAGATAATGGATATGAGAGATGTAATGCTGGACAATTTGGGAATACAGAAGGATTCTATAGAGTAACTTATGTTGGTTCAACAATACCAGCAGGAAAAATTATTACATGGTACTTCCCAAGTTCAGGTGTTCCTACAACATTGGCAAGTAATTGGAATGTTACAAATTTAGGAAGCACAAGTGGATTTAATTTTAATTCTGGAGGTGATCAAATGTTCTTTTTACAGGGTGGTGTTTGGGATAATGGGATCACCAATAATCATGATGCAACTTATACTGGAGGTAGATATCTATTTGCATTTAATACTGATCTGACATGGTCTGCAAGTTGTTCAACGAGTCCTACACAACGTTCAAATTTACCTTCTCAAGTTTCTTGTTACGAACAAAGTCCGAGTTCTGGTGTAACAAACTATTTCCTATATACTGGTGATAAAACGGTTACAGATAAGTTCACATGGTTACAAAGATTAATAAGTACAAGTAATTGGACTTCTTATTCAACAGGAAACTGTGCAGGATTTAATAGTGATATAAACTCCAACTTTCCAAGTAGAAATATCCTAATTGATAATACAAATCCAGTAGCAAGTTGGACTGGTGCTTCAAGTACAAACTGGTTTGATTGTAATAATTGGAGCAGTTTCTTGGTACCTGATGCAAATGTGAATATTACAATACCAAACACAACAAATAAACCTGTAATTAGTGCTAGTGCTCCATTTTCAGACCAATACCATGATATTGCAGCTATTAAAAACATAACAATACAAAATGGTGCAATAGTAACGGTTGAAGGAAGTGCAGATAATAGATTAGATATATATGGAAATCTTACAATAGATTTAGGAGGAATATTAGATGCAGATGACGGCAGTTCTGCAACTGATGATGGCACAATAAGAATATCAGGGAATTGGAATAATAACAATGGCACGAGTGGATTTTTAGAAGGTAATAGTAAGGTAAAGTTTTTTGGCGGAAATAATCAATTCATTGATATTAATACTGGGATAGAATCTTTTAATAGTATAGTAATTGAAAAACAAAGACAAACTTATGTGGAATTAAGTGATAATATTTCAGTATCAAACACAGGAGTTCTAGAGTTTGGTTGTGGAGGAATTATTAGGACAAATACATTTAAAGTTTCTGTACTTAATCCTAATCGTACAGCAGCAATCATAGGATTTGATCAACCTAGTACAAATGGTGTCTATAATAACGATAGATATGTATATGGAAATTTGGAAAGAAATATAAATACAATAGGAGAATATATATATCCAATCGGAGATATTCACACTGGAGAATCTTACAATTCATTGAGAATTAATATCCAATCAGGAACAGGAATGGCAACTGCAAAATTTATTGCAGGAAATCCTGGAAGTATAAATGTGCCAATAACAAATGTTGTTTGTAGTGGTCAATCTAAATTTATTGAATATACAGGCATGACTGGTCAAGGATGGTGGAATATGAATAGTAGCTCTGGAACTACATTTACTTACGATATCTATTTACATCCAAATATATTGAATGTAAATACTTTCCCTAATGATAATATAGGAGGATACAAAAATAATTATAGAGCATTAAAAGCAACAACAGGTACTGGTGGTGGTTTATGGCCAATAGCATCAGGATTTGATGGTGATGAATGTATTGTCTCTAATAATTATTATGAAATAATTGGATCTGGATATTCTGGATTTTCAGATTTTGCACCAGCTGGAGGAGATGGCAGAACAACAGCACTTCCAGTCGAATTATTATCATTTACAAGCACTTGTATGGATAATGAAGAGGTACAATTAACTTGGATAACTGCTTCCGAAGTAAATAGTGATTATTTTGTTATTGAAAAATCAACAGATGCATTGAATTTTGTACCACTTTCTACTATAGCAGCACAAGGATTTTCTACAACCAATCAAATATATAATTATTCAAATTTATCTAATACTACAAAAGTATATTATAGACTAAAACAATACGATATTGATGGTAAAGAACATATATTCAATACAATTTATGTAGATTGTTCAGATGATAAATCATCAATAAATATGTATTATGCTGGAAATAATACAATAAAAATTGATGCACAGAATAAAGAAGGAGAATATGAGTTTAATCTATTCCAATATGATGGAAAAAATATATTTAGCAAACAATTAAATATAGAAACAGGAAAACAGATTATTTCTATTATTCCAAGTCAACAGTTGGCAAGAGGCGTATATATTATTCAGTTAGTGAATGATAAGTTTGTATTAGCTAAGAAAATTCATATTGAGTAA
- a CDS encoding alpha/beta hydrolase fold domain-containing protein: MRKYLPDLSFVNKIFFLFLILIAISEYVNAQDNNAMYFKKEYYNTSYTRLITYSVAKNFKGVDQALQADLYYPGTANDNGNNVRRPAIILYHGGGFFPPGGRNSAINKQLADYYNKRGFTVITASYRLGWNYKGKGQSDIIDACFSTKEEDYKDAMYRAFQDSRNLVKYLKTNADDLKIDPNAIFVLGYSAGAILALTHLGDDASMFNADRKNRLGAMPTDDASTQVAGIISIAGAHTMDNSNYRNIPTAFFHGSCDFAVPYGREGKMVACPNFPKTYGPDVITENLKKQNNYYELHTLCNFDHDFMSKQDAANTKISKGMLYVLDASTDFLNNVINGNASKSLEVTVTSLPEFPYTAKQTCPKTKGFRACDGSQQPITVTNTNNKSIPNLRNGLYPNISNSNTTTNTNTNTNNEYYSEFPFKIDIPEKSITIYEDLEIFVSSPKAQNLYIELFNIAGTKVADVQFAILAGESTINLKGNSLDEGSYLITISNADGIQYTDFIVFKKSFF; this comes from the coding sequence ATGAGAAAATATCTTCCAGACTTATCCTTTGTAAATAAAATATTTTTTTTATTTCTAATCTTAATTGCAATATCTGAGTACGTTAATGCTCAAGACAACAATGCAATGTATTTCAAAAAAGAGTATTACAATACATCTTATACAAGATTAATTACTTATTCTGTAGCCAAAAATTTTAAAGGAGTTGACCAAGCATTACAAGCAGACCTTTATTATCCAGGCACTGCAAATGACAATGGAAACAACGTAAGAAGACCAGCAATTATTTTATATCATGGTGGTGGTTTTTTTCCTCCAGGAGGCAGAAATAGTGCTATCAACAAACAATTAGCAGATTATTACAACAAAAGAGGATTTACAGTAATTACAGCATCATATAGATTAGGATGGAATTATAAAGGAAAAGGACAATCAGATATTATTGATGCTTGTTTCTCTACCAAAGAAGAAGATTACAAAGATGCTATGTATAGAGCATTTCAAGATTCTAGAAACTTAGTGAAATATTTAAAAACAAACGCAGACGACTTAAAAATAGATCCAAATGCCATATTTGTATTAGGCTATAGTGCTGGTGCAATATTGGCTTTAACACATTTAGGTGATGATGCAAGTATGTTCAATGCTGATAGAAAGAATAGATTGGGTGCAATGCCAACTGATGATGCGTCTACACAAGTAGCAGGTATCATTAGTATTGCTGGTGCACATACTATGGATAATTCAAATTATAGAAATATACCAACTGCATTCTTTCATGGTAGTTGTGATTTTGCTGTACCTTATGGTAGAGAAGGCAAGATGGTAGCATGTCCAAATTTTCCTAAAACTTATGGACCAGATGTAATTACAGAAAATTTAAAGAAACAAAATAATTATTACGAATTACACACATTGTGCAATTTCGATCATGATTTTATGAGTAAGCAAGATGCTGCAAATACCAAAATATCTAAAGGTATGTTGTATGTTTTAGATGCAAGTACAGATTTCTTAAATAATGTAATTAATGGAAATGCATCTAAAAGTTTAGAAGTAACAGTTACATCATTGCCAGAATTTCCATATACAGCAAAGCAAACTTGCCCAAAAACAAAAGGATTCAGAGCTTGCGATGGTTCTCAACAACCAATTACAGTTACTAATACAAACAATAAATCTATACCAAACTTAAGAAATGGACTATATCCAAATATTAGTAATTCAAATACCACAACAAATACAAATACTAACACAAACAACGAATATTATTCTGAGTTTCCATTTAAAATAGATATTCCAGAAAAGTCAATTACTATTTATGAAGATTTAGAGATTTTTGTCTCAAGTCCTAAAGCTCAAAATTTATATATTGAGTTGTTTAATATTGCAGGTACAAAAGTTGCTGATGTACAATTCGCAATATTAGCGGGAGAATCAACTATCAATTTAAAAGGAAATTCACTAGATGAAGGTTCTTATTTAATCACTATTTCTAATGCAGATGGTATTCAATACACTGATTTTATTGTATTCAAAAAGTCGTTTTTCTAA
- a CDS encoding acyl-CoA dehydrogenase family protein has translation MKSLFFNEEHELFRNSVKQFVEKEIMPYANQWEKDKKIDRALFQKLGEQGFLGINHDEKFGGTQADIFYTIAYLEELAKCGYAGVCAAVSVHQYMATNHLAEAGSDELKERFLRPSIEGKKVGAIAITEPFGGSDVQAIKTTAVKQGNNYIINGSKTFITNGHYADFVVVACKTDNNAGINGMSLIVIERGTAGFSSTSLDKIGWHSSDTGELAFDNVIVPQSNLVGKEGMAFFYIMESFQVERLVAAILGVGGADACLEQTLKYMNEREAFGKPIKKFQVLRHEIVQLYTELEAGRQLTYHTAWQMQNGIVPVKECTMAKMYMTELSNKIVDKCLQMYGGYGYMEDFPIARAYRDARVGTIVGGTTQIMKEILAKIIIDDIRYKKIYQEDVVENSKPWGNPQTAKEIIYSIPLRIKKDKAHELFYHF, from the coding sequence ATGAAATCTCTATTTTTTAACGAAGAACACGAATTATTTAGGAATTCTGTAAAGCAATTTGTGGAAAAGGAAATCATGCCTTATGCCAATCAATGGGAAAAGGATAAGAAAATTGATAGAGCATTATTTCAAAAATTAGGCGAACAAGGATTTTTAGGTATTAATCATGATGAAAAATTTGGTGGTACACAAGCAGATATTTTTTACACAATTGCATACTTAGAAGAATTGGCTAAGTGTGGCTACGCTGGTGTTTGTGCTGCAGTATCTGTACATCAATACATGGCAACAAACCACTTAGCTGAAGCTGGCTCTGACGAATTAAAAGAGCGATTTTTAAGACCATCCATTGAAGGAAAGAAAGTAGGTGCCATTGCAATTACTGAGCCTTTTGGTGGTTCTGATGTTCAGGCAATAAAAACTACAGCAGTAAAACAAGGTAATAACTATATTATCAATGGTTCTAAGACATTTATTACAAACGGACATTATGCAGATTTTGTGGTGGTAGCATGTAAAACTGATAATAATGCAGGCATTAATGGTATGAGTTTAATTGTAATAGAAAGAGGCACAGCTGGTTTTAGCTCTACATCATTAGATAAAATTGGTTGGCATTCTTCAGATACTGGCGAATTAGCTTTTGATAATGTAATTGTACCACAAAGTAATTTGGTAGGCAAAGAAGGCATGGCATTTTTTTATATTATGGAAAGTTTTCAAGTAGAAAGGTTAGTTGCTGCCATTCTTGGTGTTGGTGGTGCTGATGCTTGTTTAGAGCAAACATTAAAATATATGAATGAACGCGAAGCATTTGGAAAACCGATAAAGAAATTTCAAGTATTAAGACATGAAATTGTACAACTATATACTGAACTTGAAGCTGGGCGACAACTAACCTACCATACTGCTTGGCAAATGCAAAATGGCATAGTGCCTGTGAAAGAATGTACCATGGCAAAAATGTACATGACAGAACTTAGTAATAAAATTGTAGATAAATGTTTGCAAATGTATGGTGGCTATGGCTACATGGAAGATTTTCCAATTGCAAGAGCTTATAGAGATGCGCGTGTAGGCACAATAGTTGGTGGCACTACACAAATTATGAAAGAAATTTTAGCAAAAATAATTATTGATGATATTAGATACAAAAAAATATATCAAGAAGACGTTGTAGAAAATTCTAAGCCTTGGGGCAATCCACAAACTGCAAAAGAAATTATTTATTCTATTCCATTAAGAATAAAAAAAGATAAAGCACACGAATTATTCTACCATTTTTAA
- a CDS encoding SCP2 sterol-binding domain-containing protein, with amino-acid sequence MKHTNYSTIFNFDISGNNGGQYHVIIENGNATVSEQLHANATCTITADDETYANVELGKLDPTAAFMAGQIKVDNLQAMMQFSKMFNRI; translated from the coding sequence ATAAAGCACACGAATTATTCTACCATTTTTAATTTTGATATTAGTGGCAATAATGGTGGACAATATCATGTTATAATTGAAAATGGAAATGCCACAGTAAGTGAACAACTACATGCTAATGCAACATGTACAATAACTGCTGATGACGAAACATATGCAAATGTAGAATTGGGAAAACTTGACCCTACTGCAGCTTTTATGGCTGGACAAATAAAAGTAGATAACTTGCAAGCTATGATGCAATTTTCTAAGATGTTTAATAGAATTTAG
- a CDS encoding MerR family transcriptional regulator: protein MPYKEKEIEKLYYSIGEVADMLNVNKSLLRFWEKEFPSLRPKKASKGNRLYTKTDIELIKKIQVLVKEKGFTIDGAKKQLKEKQEIVINNNIYVQSDINKDEIIAELTKVKSALIGLANKL from the coding sequence GTGCCGTATAAAGAAAAAGAAATAGAGAAACTGTATTATAGCATTGGCGAAGTAGCTGATATGCTAAATGTAAACAAATCATTGCTTAGATTTTGGGAAAAAGAATTTCCATCATTAAGACCAAAAAAAGCATCGAAAGGAAATAGATTGTACACCAAAACTGACATTGAACTGATAAAGAAAATACAAGTATTGGTAAAAGAAAAAGGATTTACAATTGATGGCGCGAAAAAACAATTAAAAGAGAAGCAAGAAATCGTCATCAACAACAATATATATGTACAATCAGATATTAATAAAGATGAGATTATTGCAGAACTAACTAAAGTAAAATCTGCGTTGATTGGATTAGCTAATAAATTATAA